Genomic DNA from Spirochaetota bacterium:
TGATATCGGGCGCATCGCAGAGGTCGGATCGGTGGCAGTGCCGGGACTGTACACTATGGAGCGCCATCCCTATGTCTGGCAGATGACATCGACCGTGAGCGCGCGGACAAAGGGCGATCTCTCCGGCATCATGCGGGCGATGTTCCCCTGCGCATCGGTCACCGGAGCGCCGAAAGCGAGTACGATGAGGATAATACGGGATAGTGAGCCGTATCCGCGCGGCGTGTATACCGGTGCGATAGGCTTCATGACGCAGGAGCGCATGCAGTTCTCGGTGGCGATACGTACCGCGGTCATCGAAAAGAAGAGCGGTACGCTTACATATCATGCGGGGAGCGGCATTGTCTGGGATTCGACAGCAGGGAATGAATATGATGAATGCATCGCAAAGACGAAGGCGCTCGATATGCTCAATGAGCCGGTAACGCTTATCGAAAGCATGCGATACGATGCATCGGGGTTCTATCTCTTCGACCGGCATATCGAACGATTGCTGTCATCCGCCGCGTATTTCGGGATCCCGCTCGATACCGCATCGATCACGGATGCGCTCAGGCGATATGCAGACGGGCTGCCGGTATCACCTGCGAAAGTACGTCTTATCGTGAAGCACGATGGCTCATTCACGATAATGCATGAGCCTGTTGCATCCGTCGGCGGGAATATCCTTCGCGTCGCGCTCGCCGCCGAGCCGGTGGATGAAGACGATGTCATGCTCAGGCATAAGCATACCGAACGCGTGCTCTATGACCGCGCAAAGGCATCCGTTCCCGATGCGGACGATGTGCTTCTCTGGAACACGCGGCGCGAAGTGACCGAGGCATCATCATCGAACATCGTATACCGCATGAAGGGGCGTTATTGGACACCGCCGGTGTCGTCGGGGCTTTTGCCGGGAACATTGCGTACGGAGCTTATCGCGCGGGGGATCATTTTCGAACGGGTGCTTCGTATCGATGAACTATCGAATATTGAGCGGCTGTATCTCATCAATTCGGTGAGAAAATGCCGAAAAGCGGCGGTATCCATGACCGGAAGCGGATCAAAAGCGAACCTGAAACGAAGGTGATACGGAGCTGATACGGAGCGGGTGGCCGGCAGATAGCAGTGTATATCAGCCGTGATCC
This window encodes:
- the pabB gene encoding aminodeoxychorismate synthase component I, with amino-acid sequence MDPIIIMRDGDRWASFTGAVGVHIARTRTEVMPVLDAVMQAVKAGNCAAGFISYEASPAFDDALLTHAPSGMLAYFAVYERMVGGTLSPARGAYDVSALSPRIDRGSYDRAFSAIRERLAAGDTYQVNYTFPFTASFTGDAFSYFSDRVRRYAPPHAAFIDMGDDVIASFSPELFFTHDGDTILSRPMKGTRPRGRTSDDDRRNAEELGASAKDRAENLMIVDMIRNDIGRIAEVGSVAVPGLYTMERHPYVWQMTSTVSARTKGDLSGIMRAMFPCASVTGAPKASTMRIIRDSEPYPRGVYTGAIGFMTQERMQFSVAIRTAVIEKKSGTLTYHAGSGIVWDSTAGNEYDECIAKTKALDMLNEPVTLIESMRYDASGFYLFDRHIERLLSSAAYFGIPLDTASITDALRRYADGLPVSPAKVRLIVKHDGSFTIMHEPVASVGGNILRVALAAEPVDEDDVMLRHKHTERVLYDRAKASVPDADDVLLWNTRREVTEASSSNIVYRMKGRYWTPPVSSGLLPGTLRTELIARGIIFERVLRIDELSNIERLYLINSVRKCRKAAVSMTGSGSKANLKRR